Proteins from a single region of Oncorhynchus tshawytscha isolate Ot180627B linkage group LG03, Otsh_v2.0, whole genome shotgun sequence:
- the LOC112237307 gene encoding interleukin-1 receptor-like 1, whose amino-acid sequence MCSFTFRLLDGGLMFLLLSLTRISAQREMSLNPTTIGHYTESPCQLFDKYETTVTEGEALSLPAYYDLSELVWASVTEFTWYRNRTQELPSSEEERVHHHGPVLFFLPLLINDSDQYYTYWRNAAGTCLIFVTEVIVVKAQPFDHSVLFNDISESADNIAIPCPDPVEKLCQDGKEDLAWYKNFSLIPNESERNLWVYGASKADEVIYTCVCTWEHNGTVLKTSASRRLKIQAPSASHPPQINLPTNGSTETTDLYTTKKLRCEAFCGQNIEDNCHVWWEINGVKVGSQQQGYSVNTTSEVEVSSMRSIFTAILTINTVTMRDLQSKFTCVAMNDQKWNYVVVTLKLRGFMFMGLCVVLLLFFLLAAVAVKVFDINLALLFREVFKCCGRSEDGKVYDAYVVYQMDGVDKEREEKVYHFVSSVLPTVLEQKCGFRLFIHGRDDLPGEDRLELVEACMQLSRRLIVILTPSSSTLSGSGGQGSCGYMSLLTTAEDYECQVGLYQALVHSEMNVILIQLGDMGEGGYTHLAPGLQHLVRKSAPLIWQEGRRGSTQPNSNFWKRVRYMMPWPRHSTSFDNQLI is encoded by the exons ATGTGCTCCTTCACATTCAGG TTGCTGGATGGTGGTCTCATGTTCCTGCTCCTCAGTTTGACTAGGATTTCTGCCCAGAGAGAAATGTCCTTAAACCCCACTACAATAGGTCATTACACAG AGTCCCCATGTCAACTCTTTGACAAGTATGAAACTactgtgacagagggagaggcccTTAGTTTGCCAGCCTACTATGACCTGAGTGAGTTGGTTTGGGCCAGCGTGACTGAGTTTACCTGGTACAGAAACAGAACCCAAGAGCTCCCGTCCTCTGAGGAAGAGCGTGTGCATCATCATGGACCGGtgctcttcttcctccctcttttaATTAACGACTCTGATCAGTACTACACCTACTG GAGAAATGCAGCAGGCACCTGCCTAATTTTTGTGACAGAGGTGATTGTGGTCAAAGCCCAACCGTTCGATCATTCAGTCCTGTTTAACGATATCTCAGAGTCAGCAGACAACATTGCTATCCCATGTCCTGACCCTGTGGAAAAACTATGCCAGGATGGAAAAGAAGACTTAGCCTGGTATAAG AATttcagtctcattccaaacgagTCTGAGAGAAATCTGTGGGTGTATGGCGCCTCCAAAGCAGACGAGGTCATCTatacgtgtgtgtgcacgtgggaGCACAATGGGACGGTTCTCAAAACTTCTGCATCCAGGAGACTAAAGATCCAAG CTCCCTCTGCCTCGCATCCTCCTCAGATCAACCTGCCGACAAACGGAAGCACAGAGACCACTGACCTGT ACACCACAAAGAAGTTGAGGTGTGAAGCGTTTTGTGGGCAGAACATTGAAGACAACTGTCACGTGTGGTGGGAGATAAATGGAGTAAAAGTGGGCTCGCAGCAGCAAGGCTACTCGGTGAACACCACCAG CGAGGTGGAGGTATCTTCAATGCGGAGTATCTTCACAGCTATCCTGACCATAAACACAGTGACTATGAGGGACCTCCAGTCAAAGTTCACATGTGTTGCAATGAACGACCAgaaatggaattatgtagtaGTTACTCTCAAGCTAAGAG GGTTTATGTTTATGGGTCTATGTGTGGTGCTACTGCTCTTCTTCTTGCTAGCTGCTGTGGCCGTTAAAGTCTTTGACATCAATCTGGCACTGCTCTTCCGTGAAGTTTTCAAATGCTGTGGTCGATCTGAGG atgggaagGTCTATGATGCTTACGTTGTCTACCAGATGGATGGCGTAGAcaaggaaagggaggagaaagtGTATCACTTTGTGAGCAGCGTTCTGCCCACTGTCCTGGAGCAGAAGTGTGGCTTTAGACTCTTCATCCACGGCAGAGACGACTTACCTGGAGAAG ACCGCTTGGAGTTGGTGGAGGCCTGCATGCAGCTGAGCAGGAGGCTGATTGTCATCCTGACCCCCAGCTCAAGCACATTGTCAGGCTCAGGAGGTCAAGGGTCATGTGGCTACATGTCTTTGTTGACCACAGCGGAGGACTATGAATGTCAGGTGGGGCTCTACCAGGCTCTGGTCCACAGTGAGATGAACGTCATCCTCATCCAGCTGGGGGACATGGGGGAGGGTGGCTACACACACCTGGCCCCCGGCCTGCAGCACCTAGTCCGCAAGAGTGCCCCCTTAATCTGGCAGGAGGGAAGGCGTGGGTCGACGCAGCCCAACTCAAACTTCTGGAAGAGGGTGCGTTACATGATGCCTTGGCCGCGCCACTCGACTAGTTTTGACAACCAGTTAATATGA